From the Rhinoraja longicauda isolate Sanriku21f chromosome 20, sRhiLon1.1, whole genome shotgun sequence genome, the window CCGAGCGGGCCCTGGCCGACAGCCTGGAGCGGGCCGAGGAAGCCGAGCGCTACTTCCGAGaggctgagggaggggtgggtggtggagTGGCTGGGGGAgctggaggggtgggtggagggggtggaggagaggctggaggagagggtggaggggaggacggGCAGCCCCGGCTGCACATGGCGGTGCTGATAGTGACCACGGTGCGGTCCCAGGGAGCTGAGCATCGTTACTACCTACAGGTAGCCGCGGCCTTGCACCGCCTGCTCGGGCGCTGCTCCTGGTGCCGGGGTTACCGCCTGATGGGCTGCAACGTGCACCCGCGGCCCGCCGAGCACTGGCAGGCGGAGGGGGCGGCGTCCAGGCTGGTGCCGGTGGTCAGGCGCTTCGAGGCCGGGGCCGGCGGGGAGGGGCAGCCGGAGCCGGTGCCGGAGCAGGAGCGCTTCGAGAAGGAGAAGGCGGACTACCTGTTCTGCCTGTCCCGGGGCCTGGCCATGCGGCCCCCGCTTCGTGCTGCTGCTGGAGGACGACGCCCTGCCCTCCCCCGACCTGTTCCCCGTGTTGAGGGACGTGCTGGAGCGGCGCCTGGCCTCCCGAGACCCCCTCTACGTCAAGCTCTACCACCCGGAGAGGCTGCAGGGCTTCGTGCACCCGGAGCCGGCGAGGGTGGTGGAGTGGGCCGGTGTGGGGGCGCTGGGGGGCGGCCTGCTCCTCTACCTGCACCGCCGGCTGTGGGCCTGTGGGACCCCCTGGTCGCCCCTGGCCTTCTGCTGCCTGGCCGCCCTGTGCATGCTGGCGGCCGAGGGCTATGGCCGGGTGTACCTGCTGGAGGTGCGCCGGGCCAGCCCGCAACTCTACTCCCTGGCGCCGGCCTCCCACTGCTGCACCCCGGCCATGGCCTTCACTGCCCGCGGGGCCGCCAGGGCCCTGCGTTACCTCGGCGCCCGCCGCTGCCGACCCGGCTACGCCAAGGACACGGCGCTGTACGACGCGCTGGGCGACGAGGGAGACACGGCCTATGTGGTGGAGCCCAACCTGGTCTCACACATCGGGCTCTACTCCACGCTGCGGGGAGGGTTAGGGAGGCCCAgtctgtaggggggggggggggggggctcgccCCGGGACTGTGAGATGGGGGGGTCTCACAGCCTGGCCcctggagtgtgtgaggggggtctTACAGCCCGGCCCCTGGTGTgtttgagaggagagggggggggtctcACAGCTCGACCcatggagtgtgtgtgagggggggggggggggggttcacagCTCGACCccctgactgtgtgtgtggcggggcaggggagagggggattccCTGTGCCTGACTTTGTGAGTGTGCGATGGGGCGGGATGCAGGGGTCTTTACTCCGTGTCTGACCCTGGAAGTGTGTGCTGGGGTCGAGTGAGGTTCgcgttgtgtgtgcgtgtgggtggcgGATCATGGAAGAGGGGGCTTCGCTTTGTGTCTGaccctcgggggggggggggtgtgatgggggagagggagatttcCTCTGCCCCACTCCGGGAGTGTGTGACGGAGGGAGGGTCGTTTAGTGTAACCCTGTAACCCTGGGAATCTGTGTAGAAGGAGCGAACCTCCGCGTCTGACCCTAGACGGGAGAGAAGGTGCTTCGCCCAGTGCCTGACCTTTGAGTGATACAGATGACGTTTAAATGTTAATATAACATGAGAATTTATTTGCGAACTTGAATGTGAAACACTGTCACTGCCTTAACTTAAGCGAACACGTTGTCGTACTGTCACATGCCTTAATTTATAGGAATATTTAATCATGTATAAATACCTGCCTTTAATAAAAGCCACGCCTGAAACCTGCATCAGCTTGTTATTCTCGGCTGAGTCCCCCAGCCGATCCACAACTGATTCtcttacacacacgcacactttagagagagagagagagagggcgccagagagtgcatgtgtgtgtcagagaggtaggtgtgtgtgagagacagagagagggaggggggaggagggagcgatgTGTGGGGGAGACGAacgtgtgtgtgagggggagattgggtgcgcggggatgggggaggagggcgcacaagagagaggaggaagattaCACGAGAGaaaggaggggtgtgtgggggagagagagggcgagtaTGACTGAGGGGAGAAagggtgtatatgtgtgtgagagagagagagagagagagagagggaatggatgagtgaggggtgggtgtgagagagggtcaggtgtgagaagggccgaatggcctcctcctgcacctgttgtctattgtgagaggggtgggtgtgagagaggtgggtgtgagaggggaccgaggggagggtcggagagtgtaagaaggaactgcagatgctgttctcacacccacccctctcacacccacaaaatgctggagtaactcagcgggacaggcagcatctctggagagaaggaatgggtgacgtttcgggtcgagacccttcttgagggtgtgtgtgtgtgtgtatggggaggGAGTTAAGGTTGAGAACTGGGGAGTgagcaggagggggggaggggcggtgataTGTGATCGAGAGTAGGAGAGaaacgcagatgctggcttaaatcgaaggtagacacaaaatgctggagaatgcaaaacaaagctcttcactgtacctcagtacatgtaacaataacaaacctaaacctgaagAAAGATCCACAACATGAGAAAAGTGTAACATGTTTTGGacggcagcgggtagagttgctgcctcacagtgccagagacccgggttcgatcccgcctgcgggtgctgtctgtgcagagcttgtacgttctccccgtttccgcgtgagttttctccaggtgctcttggtttcgtcgggtttgtaggttggttggcctctgtaaaattgcccccagtgtgtagtgtGACTGAGGGGAGAAagggtgtatatgtgtgtgagagagagagagagagagagggaatggatgagaaagtgtgtgtgagagggtctGGTGTGAGGGACGGGTGTGAGACAGGGGTGGGtgtgagagaggggtgggtgtgagagaggggtgggtgagagacaggggtgggtgtgagagaggggtgggtgagagaggggtgggtgtgagagaggggtgggtgagCGAGGGGTGGATGAGAGAGGTTGGtgtgagagaggggtgggtgagaggtgggtgggtgtgagaggtgtgggtgtgagagaggggtgggtgagCGAGGGGTGGATGAGAGAGGTTGGtgtgagagaggggtgggtgagaggtgggtgggtgtgagaggtgtgggtgtgagagaggggtgggtgagacaggggtgggtgtgagaggggggtgggtgtgagagaggggtgggtgagCGAGGGGTGGATGAGAGAGGTGGGtgtgagagaggggtgggtgagaggtgggtgggtgagagaggtgggtgtgagagggatgggtgtgagagagggatgggtgtgagagaggggtgggtgtgaGATCTCTGGTCGCGCAGAGtcggtgggcggaaggacctgtttccacgttgtatctctaaactaaactaaaccctggcGAGGAAAGGAAGGTGTGAAATGTGGCTGCAGGTGTTCAGAAGAATGAACGTGTAGGACTTGACAGGATATTTTGATTCAGCTgccatgctggtttactaaaaatgaATTCCACTGAGCTGTGGCTGTGTCTTAACTTCCAACGCTGAAACCATCTGGGTCGTAATGTCACCTCTAGGCCAGACATTATTTGGATCTGAGTAATAGCTGGCAGGTCTGGGGAATCAAATCTAACGTGTTTGCAGTCAGTGAAAACTCCACAGGAATTGCTAAAAGCTGCGCAGAatacagagacacggagacatcgGGGGACATAGAAAAGTATCGCACCCCCTCCGaatgtacagccctccactcactttgCAACAATcccgagaagtctgaagaagggtcccaaacttgAAAccccacccatcccttttctccagggatgctgactgacccgctgagttgctccagcactttgtgtctatcttctctgtaGAAAAGTTCAACACAGGAACTGTTAGGCCCATGATGTTTGGGCCAAACGATATctacttaaactaatcccttccgcCGGCAGGTGGGTCTCTCCATTCCCAGTGTATCTTGgtttctatctaaaagcctcctaaatgccactactgCATTGTAGTCGCGTtgaccgctgcgctggtcaagaaggcacaacaacgactgttctacctgagaacactgaaaacgtctggtctaccccagcagctgctgacgaccttctaccgctgcaccatagagagcatcctaacacatggcatccctgtgtggtatctcagctgcacggaggcagagaggaaagctcttcagcgggtagtccatagagctcagaaaacTATcgaaacacagctaccagccttggagggcatctacaacacacgatgcctcagaaaagccaccagcattcacaaagactcctcacacccctgcaacagtctgtttgaaattctaccatcgggcagacgatacaaggccttctacgcccgcacctccagactcaggaacagcttcatccccagggccatagctgccatgaaccggtcctgctgagccggatggtcacatcgcacagtgaaccggcacaggacTACTTGCACTttgttctgttttaaaactgttacaaattttgtttcattgggttgtttaaatttatactgactagctaattgatttattgcatcgtatgggaggcacattcccaatctcgttgtacccctgtacaatgacaataaagatatattgtattgtattgtatctgctGCCATCTCCACCCCGACCCTGACCCTTCCCGTGGTGCTGGTGGACGCAGATCGTTTTACCAGATTAGCACCAGGACCTGCGAgtgatgtgggaaggaactgcagatgctggtttacaccgaacatagacacaaaatgctggagtaactcagcatctctggatagaaggaatgggtgacgtttcgggtctgaagaggggtctcgacctgcagCGCCAcccattagaaggatgaggggggatcttattgaaacatataagataattaggggattggacacattagaggcaggaaacatgttcccaatgttgggggagtccagaacaaggggccacagtttaagaataaggggtaggccatttagaacggagatgaggaaaaactttttcagtcagagagtggtgaaggtgtggaattctctgcctcagaaggcagtggaggccagttcgttggatgctttcaagagagagctggatagagctcttaaggatagcggagtgagggggtatggggagaaggcaggaacggggtactgattgagagtgatcagccatgatcgcattgaatggcggtgctggctcgaagggctgaatggcctactcctgcacctattgtctattgtcctctccagtgatgctgcctgtcccgctgagttactccagcatttcgtgtctatcttcagtgatgtggaagaaaataactgcagatgctggtacaaatcgaaggtatttatttcacaaaatgctggagtaactcagcaggtcaggcagcatctcaggagaaaaggaatgggtgacgtttcgggtcgagagccttcttcagactgatctggatGTCATTTGCGTTCCCACGCCGAATGTCTCTGGAACTTAGCGCTACAGTGTAGGATCGGCtgtccagtggtgcagcggtagagttgctgcctcacagcgccagagaatggTGCTGCCGATgcggggagtttgtacattctccctaataccgcgtggggtttctcggggtgctccggtttcctttcactttccaaagacgtgcaggtttgtgggttaattggattctggagagtgtaaattgcccctagcgtgtgggatagaactagtgaaagaGTGGccactggtcggcacgaactcgccgggccgaaaggcatgtttccacgccgtatccctcaactaaacttaacttaataggaaggtatcacaaaatgctggagtaactcagcgggtcaggcagcatctcgggagagaaggaatgggtgacgtttcgggtcgagacccttcttcagaccctccactGTCTAGTCACCTCGTAACACGAGAAGCTGGTAAAATATGGCCATCATCATTGTGACTGTCACGACCCAGGTTTCTGAGAATGTGTTAAAGGGTAAAACTGATTTTAATCCTctcctatttttttaaattcccattGAAATGAAAACAGTGAGTGATACAGTTACAAGCTGCCAAATCACTCCCCTTCCGATACCGGCTTGTTCAAGAATAATATCTGTATCCCGAAATAGGCTCACCAAACATTAGCACAGCGCATAGAAACGTTGCCGTTTAAAGATCAAAGCATTGCAATCAATCTTTCAGACAAGTCCATGAACAATGCATGCAGGTCTCTGACTCCAACTGGAACTTTACCTGGCCCAGTGATTGTGAAGCCAAAACATGCAGTGGCATGTCTGTGGTCCGTTGCTGGACTAGTATCTAAACAACACTGCCCGATAACATTATTAATCGAATGAGTATATTGTGTTCATTGCATGGAAGATAAAATAGCTCGATATGTATTGTGGATGTGTAGGTGATTTTGAATAGAGGCAGATAGAGAAATAGTGTTTGAcaaagtgacaaagtcaatttgtaaaaatgtgtatgtgtatattccagacccgaaacgtcagccattccttctctccagagatgctgcctgacccgctgagttactccagcattttgtgtcgaccttcgatttagaccagcatctgcagtttttttcctattaaCTATCtccgcgtgtgtgtatgtgtgtgtgtatgtgtgtgtgtgtatgtgtgtgcatgtgcgtgtgtgtatatatgtgtgtgtgtatgtgtgtgtgtgtgtgtgtgtgtgtgtatgtgtgtgtgtgtgtatgtgtgtgtatgtgtgtgcatgtgtgtgtatgtgtgtgtgtgtgtgcgtgtgtgtgtatatgtatatatatgtataacctgttctaattaagaatctatctctgcctcataaatatccactgacttaggctctgccttctgtggcaaagattgaCCCTCCTCCTCTGAAGTGAGGAAACACATTCAGAAATCATTGTTGAATGACCTAATACAAATTaggtattagtctgaagaagggtctcaacctgaaaagtcaccaattcctgttctccagagatgctgtctgacccgtggtttgggtcagctttttgtgtctatggttggtttaaaccagcgtcagaagttccttcctacacctattaGGAATATGTCCCTTGTTCTTGACACTCTTGGCAAAGGAAATATAGTTTGTGTTCCTACATTGTCAATTCCCCTAATCACCTTATGCATGAATTAGACGGTTCATTCATCTTTTATATTCAGATAAGTTTAAATAGAATTTGCTAATTACACTCTACGTTTAATCAAaatattaatccagtgaatttgaCTGCATCCACTCCAATGCCAATCCATTTGACATTGTTCTCCTTAGAAAATCAATTGTGTCCAGCTTTGAATGCAATGGTCAAAATAGGTTTAATTAATTTTGCATTCTACACCTCACCTCCAAAACTAACATTCAAGTCGTGTTTAAAATTATGTTTTGGGTCTGACTATTAGCTTATAATGATCCACAAATCTTCATGCTCACCGTTTAATAAATATTCCATATTCCACATTTCTTTACCTAAATATTCCTTTGCTAAGTCAGAATTGGATGGACCAGACATTTAttatacaactagaccaagtggacccgttgggcccaaacctctcctgcattggtgcagcactctgtcctccccccctcccctctctcctccacacccccctcccctctcccttctcccccactccccccttcccccctccctccctcctcccctccttttaaactttaaaatgtgaataaccttaaaaatataacaccaatttcaataaaactacttgcattatcactaaagtgacaatggtgagtaaggtgggcctaaaattgtcgcgctatcgtgtaccgttttggcagttcagtcacaaacaagataacaaacgagagttttagtatatagatatacttgtatatagtatatagatagtataTAGATTTTCTTGGCTCCCCAATATTTCATAAAACACCTATGAAGCAGATGCTTAGTACACACCATTTGTCATGGCCTTAGGTGGTATATTGCTGCTTGGACTGCTGGCATATTTGGCAtaccatctctgaactaaacttaaacatacccccctctcattattttgtaaacCTCAACCAGATTCACCTATGCCTTCTTATCTCTGAGGAAAATTAATTCAGCCTACCTAGTCTCTCCTCATATCTGAAATGGGAAACTAATCGAAACTACagtaatgacacaaaatgctgaagtaacatagcggggcaggcagcatctctgggatgggtgacgttttgggtcgagactcttcttcagactgagtgggatgctatctgtcctgctgagttactccagcattttgtgtctatcttcggtgtagaccagcatctgcagttcattcctgttGCTTACTAATGTTGACATTAGTAAGTGAGCTATGTTGGTGATAGCAGAAAACAATAGTGGTAGAGCTCTTTGGTTTAGAGAGTCTGGCAGAGAGACAAAATTTAGATTAAAGACCGGTttatttgttttagtttatttaCTAAACCAAATCAAGGATAAAATAATCCAGTTGGTCAAATGATCCAGGTTCAATTATAGGTTCATACGTCATTCAtatgtgataggtgcagaattaggccattcagcccatcgtcttccctgccattcaatcacagctgatctatcactccctctcaaccccattctcctgccatctccccataacccctgacacattgTGAAACATACAGCAGATGGAAAATGAAGTGTACAGTTTCTAAAGATTTTTTGTTTATAATACTTTGCAGGGAGTGGCTTTATGATAACCACCTATACACTAGCAATGCAGTTATTCTATTTTATTACATGTAATCTAGAATGTTCAATATTTAAAGAGCAGGTTTAGTAACAATGGATGAATAATGTGTGATTGACGAGGTGAAGCTAACACAAAGAACTTGAGAAGTGGCCAGAGTCATTGGGAACTGACTCCCTGATGACGTGATGTGTTTCACGAGGCTTGCCTGTTAGTTAATCCAGACCAAGTAAACTGGCCAAGTAGCCATCACAGCTCACAGACAACTGGGCTTACTTAAGTTAGGAGCTTCAGACCGACTTTCTCCAACACAGACACAAGGCAGACGAGGTCGAGAGATCTGAGGACATTAACAATGGTCACAGTTGCGGATTCCCTTAAATTATTCCTCATTGTTAACTGCTACACGGGAGATATACCAGGTATGTTCCTTAATGAGCTCCACCACTGCTTATTTTAACTGCCTAAGTATCTTGCCCAAAACAGTTCAGTTTTCTTTCTAATTCATTACCAAATGTTAAATATATTATCAAATTGGAATCATATTCAATAATATTATATCTCTCGTCAGACAATTACTATGCTTTGCTTTCAAAACGTTTTTAAAACTATCTTTGATTTAGAGACACTTGTACAAAGTTAGAAGATTATTGATAAGTTAAAAAGGCATGaatataaatataatttaaaGATGTAAATACTGTTGACTGCTTCATGCATTAATTATTACTAATTGGGGTGCACTCACACTTAAACAGTTATATCATGCTATTAATTTCACTAAATGTAATGATAGGATAGTATGTAAAACCATTAAGTGCTGACTACACTCCCGGACAACTGAACAAGACTGTAcctcattgaaggtatttattcaaaaaatgctggagtaactcagcaggtcaggcagcatctcaggagagaaggaatgggtgacgtttcgggtcgagacccttcttcagactcgaaacgtcacccattccttctctcctgagatgctgcctgacctgctgagttactccagcattttgtgaataaataccttcgatttgtaccagcatctgcagttaatttcttacaagactgtacctcatatttcgcttgggcagctcacaatccACTGGTGCGAatcttgatttctttaacttcaagtaacccttgcaaccctctcactctgtccctcccccatccaagtcattgtactagcttcaaagtcgtcttgttgagtctcattgtatgtaactcattttcacctaggccgcagctaacaatggcctgtctccgttatcatcgttacttatttGCATATCATGAGAGAGAGGgacccatccccacccatccaccccctcACGATCGCACACCCTCTCTAACacatctccctcaccccccccctccccccccccccctctctcctacagtagacacaaaatgctggagcaactcagcaggacaggcagcatctctggagagaaggaatgggtgacgtttcgggtcgagacccttcttcagacccgaaacgtcacccattccttcaatccagagatgctgagttactccagcattttgtgtctaccttctttcattcacatgttctatatctctctgtatcaccatctatatctctcgtttccctttcccctgattctcaatctgatgaagggtctcaacttgaaatgtcacctattcctttcctattcggtttcctctgggtgcttcggccTCCTCCCACAGCCCAGAAACGTTCaagttttgtaggttagttggccgctgtaaattgcccctagtgtgtagagaggaactgcaggtgctggtttaaaccgaagatagacacaaaaagctggagtaactcaacggctcaggcagcatctctggagaaaaaggatgggtgaagtttcggattggaacccttcttcagactaaattacaaataatttagatttattttagtgGTACTTGGCCCATCTATCAAAATAACGTGAcatatttttctgtttttctgtGAGGTGTCAGTGGGTTTATCAAAATACTACATCTACCGGCGACTGTAAAAATAAAAGAAGATACTCCGGCAGGAGCTACTATCTTTAACTTTTCTGTGAACTCAACAATTGATGGGGTAGGACTGACTGCTAAAATAGCCAATAGCAATCCAGTCAACAACTTCTTTGCTGTTTCCGTGGTGATTGGTTTGCGCTTGGCGGtaagaacattttttttaaaaagcaccttCACAAAAGTAAATAGCACATATTAAGTTTAGGGACacttcacagaaacaggccctttggcccaccgagtccgtgccaaccagcgatccctgcacactaatgccatcccacacacacactggggacaatttacaattttaccgaagccaattaacctacaaacctgtacgcctttggagtgtgaggggaaaccggagcacccggagaaaacccacgcaggtcacggggagaacgtacaaactccgtacagacagcacccatagtcaggatcgaatccgggtctcaggcgctgcaaggcagcaactctaccgctgcgtcaccgtgtgtCACCCATGTGTGTTGATAGTGAGGTgtaaaatggttaaaaaaaaactttatcttCCATCCCTGAAACTGTAGTGCTTCCCAAAATAAAATGGCTAGCTAGTTCTTTGGCCATTGTTTGTTACTATGGAGAGAGAGAAGTGAGTACAATTTGTCCAGTGCTCAGGCATTGAGAAAGAGCAACTCTCTGCAATCAGACAGTGGGCAAAACGCCAGCAAATGGTGTTTAATCGTGACAAGTGCTCCGTTATATATGAGGGTGATTTTACACTGTTTACCTGCGTTTGACATTAAACAGAACCGAGAGCAAAACGATTTGGAAGGAACTCAATCCCTCTCCCTGACAACTATCACATCGTGATCTTCACCATTCACAACACTGGTGCGGTGTTCGCTCCAAAGGTGACTTTCAGCCCACATATTCATGCTGTACTAAGAAACCCTACTCCACCTGCTTAACATTGACTGCCTCTCCTCAGCTCATCTGCTGTTGACATCCTATCAATGGTACAATGGTACTTTATgtacagaggtgcagtgaaattcatttttgtgtacggttcagtacaagtatcactctaAATCAACAGCTTTCTTACCTtgagacttagacaatagacaataggtgcaggaggaggccattcggcccttcgagccagcaccgccattcaatgtgatcatggctgagcattctcaatcagtaccccgttcctgccttctccccatacccccggactccgctatccttaagagctctatctagctctctcttgaatgcattcagagaattggcctccactgccttctgaggcagagaattccacagattcacaactctctgactgaaatcgtttttcctcatctccgttctaaatggcctaccccttattcataaactgtggcccctggttctggactccccccaacattgggaacatatttcctgcctctaacatgtccaaccacttaataatcttatac encodes:
- the pgap4 gene encoding LOW QUALITY PROTEIN: post-GPI attachment to proteins factor 4 (The sequence of the model RefSeq protein was modified relative to this genomic sequence to represent the inferred CDS: deleted 1 base in 1 codon) codes for the protein MTGRVPLLRRALRPPWLQMSLLYVLVLAVLLPLIGQSKRYSLYFRASAHLAGLTERALADSLERAEEAERYFREAEGGGGGEDGQPRLHMAVLIVTTVRSQGAEHRYYLQVAAALHRLLGRCSWCRGYRLMGCNVHPRPAEHWQAEGAASRLVPVVRRFEAGAGGEGQPEPVPEQERFEKEKADYLFCLSRGLAMRPRFVLLLEDDALPSPDLFPVLRDVLERRLASRDPLYVKLYHPERLQGFVHPEPARVVEWAGVGALGGGLLLYLHRRLWACGTPWSPLAFCCLAALCMLAAEGYGRVYLLEVRRASPQLYSLAPASHCCTPAMAFTARGAARALRYLGARRCRPGYAKDTALYDALGDEGDTAYVVEPNLVSHIGLYSTLRGGLGRPSL